In the Methanosphaera stadtmanae DSM 3091 genome, CAATATCAGGATTTTTCTTTTGGGGCATGATTGATGAAGTAGAAGAATACTGATTTGAACATTCAACCATTCTAAATTCATAACTACTCCAAATAACAATTTCATCAGAAATTTTTCCAAGTGTTGTAGATAACATTGCATAATCAAATATAGCTTCAGCAGCAAAATCCCTACTACTAACACCATCAATAGAATTATCCATAACCTTACTAAATCCAAGTAATTCAGTTGTTCTCTCACGATTTATTGGAAAACCTGTGGTTGTAAGGGCAGCAGAACCTAATGGATTCATATCTACTCTTTTATAAGTATCAATTAATCTTTCACAATCTCTTCTTAATTCATTAGCATATGCCATTAAGTGATGAGCAAATGTTGTAGGTTGTGCATGTTGAAGATGGGTGTATGCTATAAATAAGGTATGGGTATTTTCCTTAGCCATCTCAACAATAGTTTTAATAAATGATTTAATATTACTAATTGTATTTTCTATTTCCTCTTTTAGAGTTAATCGAATATCAGTACATACTTGATCGTTTCTACTTTTTGCTGTATGCATAAATCCTGCTTCATCACCAATTTCTTTAGTAACATAGTCCTCTAATGCCATGTGAATATCTTCAAATGAGGGATCAAGATTCAATGCACCAATACCTTCTTTTTCAAGTTTATCTAATGCTTTTAATATTTTCTTACCAGATTCTTTAGGAATAATTCCTTCTTCAATAAGCATAGTTGTATGTGCTCTGTTACATTTAATATCGGATTTAAAAATTCTTTTATCAAATTCTATTGATGATGAAAATTGGGCTGCATCATCAGTCATTTGTCCATCAAAACGTCCAGCTCTAAGATCCATATATATCGTTTCTCCAAAAAAATTAAAATTATAGTTAATTCTCTATTTATATAATAATCATGAATTATTATGCATAGTATTTGTTTTTCATGGTTTTTAACTATTAAAAGACCTACTGTTTCTACATTCAAAAATCTAAAATATATCAAAAATTAAGTAATTAACTATAAAATAAAGTTATACTATGTAATTATATATATTGAAGCTCACTAATTATTATTTTGATTGATTTATATTTTCTTTTTTAAAATAATTAATATATCTGTAGTATAATATAAAAAAAGATAAATCATGTTTATATAGAAATAGATAAATTTCATAGATGTTACTAGAAAAAAGAGACCTTTATCAGATATTCATTATTCTAATAAAAAAAAGGGAGGAGTGATAAATACTCTCTCCTTTAAAATTTCGTTGTGATAACATATGATACGTATTTATTCGATAATCAATGCATTTGTTGATTTACTACTGTTGTATAATTTGTTTTCTCCAGCTACAATAGTTAAGTTAAAGAGTGATTGTTTGTATATGGATAAATCAAGTGTTGCATTTAGTATACCATTAACTGCTATTGCATGGGTTATTGTTTTATTATTGAGTTTTATTGCTACTTTAGTTGTTCCTATTACTAAGTTTCCTTCTTCATCAATTATTTTTGCTTTTATAATTGCATTTTTGCTTCTGTTTAGATATTGTGGTTGGAGTATTACTTGTGTGTTGTGTTTTTCTAGTGTAAGTGTTGTGTTTGTTTCTATTCTATTGTATATTTTATCCATTGCTACAGCAGTTAATGTATAATTTTTTGCACCTATGCTACTTGATAATTCATAATCAATAGATGCTATTCCATTATTTATTGCAGCATAAATTATGTCTCCATATTCATCTTTTAATGTTTTACCATTAATTTTGAATATAACTTTTCCTGTGTTTATTGGTGTGTTTTCTTTGGTGAATATGTATGATGTTATTTTTATTGTACTGCATACTTTTGTTGTTATTGGATTAATTATTTGTTTTACATCATAGTTATTTATAGATAATATGCCTGTATTTATTGTTGAGTTATAATAGTAGTTACCTTCATATATTGCAGTTATTTCATAATTACCAACATCATATTTACTAATATCTATTGTAAGTAATGCAATTTTATTTGTAATATTTACTTCTCCAACTGTCATATTATTAATTCTAAATTCTACAACTCCATCTAATAAATTACCATTTCCATCCATTAGTATTGCACTTAGTGTTGCCATGGATCCTGTATTTGTTATATTACCAACAAGGAGTTTTGTACTTGTTTTGTCGATAATAATAGTACCTGTAGTAGTTTTCATTGCATAATTATCATTATCTTCATATGTAGCAGTTATTTTATAACTGGTTATATTAGAAAATGGTATTGTGTAATTTATTGATGCTTTTCCATCCATAACAGTTACTACTCCAATTACATTATTATCTATCTTGAAAGTTACATTTCCTTCTGATAATAAGTTATTTTTAATATCTGTTACTTTTGCAGTAATTGTTATGGTATCATTTACTTTTGCATGTATTGTACTGTTTTCTAATATTATATTAGTGTTTGTTTGTAGGTTTTCACGTGGTGTGTTATATTCTATTGTATTATTTAGGTTATCTGCACCTACAGCTGCATCTCCCTGAAGATTTGCTGAATTTAATGTATTATGTTTGATTATATTGTTGTATGTTGTATTAGTAAGTGTTATTGCATATACATCATCAGTGGTTATTTTATTGTACATTAATATGTTTCCATTTGAATTATCAAGATAATTAGCCATATTTCTTATATTTAAGTTTTCAATTGTATTATTATTAGATTTAAATATAAATAATGCATATTCATTTGGATTCATAGTGTTGTAATTACTAATACTTGTACTGTTTATTAGATTGTAGGATGAATCTATAAGTAGATATCCATAGAATAATCCAGAAGACATACTCTTTCTTGTATATAATAAATTAGACATATTTAGTGTATTGTAGTTTGCATTTTCGAATTTTACTCCAGTAAAGCTTTTTACTTCAGTACTAAGATATATGTCAACTATGTTTATGTAATTATTATCTCCTTGGATATATGTTCCTACTACTGTAGCATTTGAAGGTATTTGTTTTCTTGTAATAGGATCTAATACATCTACTTTTATTGTTGATGTTGAAGTTAATGTGTTATTGTTTCCTTTTAGGATTATTGCATTTATTTGTGCTTTTTTATCAGAATAATAGATTATACTTAATAGATTACTATTTGTTGTTCTATTGAGTTTAATTTGGTTATTATCTCCATTTACTACTAATGAATCTACATCATTATAAGAGAATACAGTAATACCGCTAGTTGTTGCTATTTTATTATTATTTCCATTGATTTGTACTGCTATTGTTTTAGTTATATTATCATTTGTTATTCTGATTGATGAAATGTTTATGTTTGTATTGTTTGTATTTATTATTACTGTTTGATCAATGTTTGTATTGTTTATTGTGAGTGCTGTGATATTTGTACCTTGTGCTTCTTTTGTTAATGTTATTGTTCCATTATATATTGTTCCATATGTTTGTATGAAGTTTATTGGTTTATTTATGATCATGTTTTTATTTATTAAATCTCCAATCATTTCTATTGTTTCACCAGTTTTTATTTCTGGTCGTAATATTCCATTTTCATTAAAGAATTCATAGTATGTATCATCATTTAAAAGATAGTTTGTACTAAAGCTTGTTGGATTATTATCACGTACACGATTTTTTCCTTCAGTTAATATGGATTTATCACCATAAGTTTCTGATGTTACTAATGTGTTATATACTATAGTATTATTCTCTGATGTTTTATCAATAAACATTGTATATATTGTTTTTGAAAATATAGTGTTATTTTTTATTAAATTGTATGTTGAATTATGTATAACTATAGGTGTTCCATTTGCTTTATTTGTTATTGTAAGTGTGTTATTTTCTATATTTGAATTATTCATATTTTGTATTTTAATAAGTATTACATTTTCTGTATCTGTTGTTAATATGTTTTTATTGATTGTTGGATTTGTATTTTCTATATCAATATTAATACTACTTGTGGAGTTTGTATTTAATTTATTTGAATCTATTCCAACTGAAATATTACCTTTTACCACAATATTGGATGTGTAATTAGATGCTATTGTTTTAATAGTATTGGAAGATACAGATCTATATACTCTTGAAGTATTGATCATGTTATTAATCATATAAATACTTATTGCATTTTGTGTTCCAATGGTATTAATAATGTTAGAAGAATATCTAAGAGTATTAGCTACTGTATTCTTATCATATATTGAATATATAATAGTATCATTACCATTACCCTTTGTTATTATATTGTTACCATATAGCTGAAGTTGTATTTGATTATAATTAATATTTTTACTAATGTAGAGACTACTTGTATTTGTAGATCCAATTGTTGTAATATTATTATTTTGAATTGTAGGAGCTCCAGTTACATTGGATAAAACGATTGAATAAGTTTTATTAGGAGATATTGTTGTTATATTGTTATATAATAATCCAGTAGACCACAAGTATGTTGAATTTATAATTATGGAAGGTGTTTTTGTAGTTATATTCATATAAGATATAGAATTATCTCTTGAATTATTTAATATAATTGCATTTTTATTATCTGTGTTTATTATTGTTATGTTTTGTAGTGTTGATTTTTTACTTTGTTGTAATATGAATGTTCCATTATATACTGTTGCTGTTGTATAATTTCCTATAATTAATGTTGTATTGAATATGAAATCTTTATTATAGAAGTTTCCTTTTAATAATAAATGAATATCTGTCATATTTTCTGGTGCTACAAATGTACTATTTTCATTGAAATATTGTTTATAATTATCATCTGTTAAAATTATATTTTTATATGTTGGTTTATTATTATTTATAGTATTTGTTGTATTGTCTGCTTTTACACATTCATTTCCTACGAGTATATCTGCAATAAGTGTGTTTTTTATTATTGTATTATTTATACCTGTTAATTCTATTGTGTAATTTCCATTAGTCATGAAATTATTTGATTGTATTATATTATTATTACTACCTAGTATTACTACTGGTTTATTGTTTGTATTGGTTATTGTTACCTGGTTTATATTCATTGTTGTATTAGCAGAATCTATTGTTATGTTGTATGATTTTATGTTGGTTTGTTGTTGGAATATTGTTATATTTGTCACATTATTAAAGATTAGATTTTTATTTGTAAGTGTTCCTATTATTTGTATTTGTACATTATCACCAAAGGATGTTTTATAGTTTCCATTGTTATCAAAGTATCTGTTGTATAAAGTATCATTTAGTTTAACTAGTGTTGATAATGGTGTATTATTATTGTCTAATACATAATTATTATCAATATTATCTACTGAATCTACACCTACATATGTTTTTGATGTTAAATAGTTGTTAGATATATTATTATACTTATTATTTCCTATTTCTATTGCATATGTATCAGCAGTAGTTGTTATTTTAGTGTTATTTACTTTATTATTGTTTCCTCCAAGTATTACTCGACGATCTATTGTATTATTATTTATAATATTATAACTTCCAGTTATTTTTATTGCATAACCTTTATTATCATTATTTGCTAGTTTCATATTATTTGATTCAATTACTATATTTCCACTACCACTTGCTGTTATTAAAGCAGGATATACTGTATTTGAACCTAATGTAATAAAAAGATCTGTTGG is a window encoding:
- a CDS encoding Ig-like domain-containing protein, which gives rise to MKNKILISSIILIVLLLGLSVISATDTNTTMTDSIEKQTIDFKTDNTKIDTKEIKASEKNTIRTKDFTLEKKETTIIKDNSKNEISTTDINKEIKTKTIKNTDNIEKQSKNLKSEDNTTIKTEEQTVTDFNSLKNTWNNTFTNGDNQTHYIINLKNGEYEFTENLVVGNTNVSHITFQGEDKDKTILNGQKIHGIFFFNTTKINVYINNITFKNGYNAICSNSNLTVNNSKFIDNHRRSAGAAIYSYISDLRVYNCLFDNNNISTTIPYEYLRGGAIYKHDGNTLILNSIFTNNIVKGNFQASGGAIALMGNNARNATINNCLFQDNKVLARYNDGNINLVCYANQKNISHCIFVNGGGILGNNNYFMENKLNDFNNTVALALNGKTNDTIITQYDTVTLSYILQGKYYDSPAEKFGVAPYKYPITTDNPLLNTSGLYLSPENNYTLTLDTSSLKDVIFDDINLYVAGIKAGTIKYKGTIIKQDNITAKPGEIINIISYFYDGKNPITNGKVAFKINSKTIGHSNVTLGQASLQYKIPNNYTAKNYTINVVYGGTNKYNPARMNATLKLNKVNTKTTITTNNTIANSTMQITVKTVDENNKPVIRGKITVKVNGKTITLTNTTGVKTVEFNIPKSWANRNITITALYGENSLYNQSRDKMKLTIEPMKMPLKTTNSIKKEDTIINYYVSQMGSDNNTGTMTNPFKTIAKAINQTTPDKTYNIYILNGTYKGVGNTNLTVPGNHKINFIGEGINNTILDGEVNYTVGGATVWGDSKVWNPYDNGTGNWFMNITKGNGLITITNFTMQHAWVYGVDGGDSISKYPTAPVDNYGNLEVNNMYFYYNCAGVGAGIRNNNGSTLLVNNSLFEKNRKSESTGNFGAGIYNNGTAVIVNSIFRNNFARWGTITNDRIMNITNCTLQNNSAYGGASTFKYGSGIAVNSGAADFFNPYGLSGLQTNIRDCTFIGNRQTDIYSISSALNVTNNTFDNCTGIYIAHGTDKTRYANIINNTFNKVSPTDLFITLGSNTVYPALITASGSGNIVIESNNMKLANNDNKGYAIKITGSYNIINNNTIDRRVILGGNNNKVNNTKITTTADTYAIEIGNNKYNNISNNYLTSKTYVGVDSVDNIDNNYVLDNNNTPLSTLVKLNDTLYNRYFDNNGNYKTSFGDNVQIQIIGTLTNKNLIFNNVTNITIFQQQTNIKSYNITIDSANTTMNINQVTITNTNNKPVVILGSNNNIIQSNNFMTNGNYTIELTGINNTIIKNTLIADILVGNECVKADNTTNTINNNKPTYKNIILTDDNYKQYFNENSTFVAPENMTDIHLLLKGNFYNKDFIFNTTLIIGNYTTATVYNGTFILQQSKKSTLQNITIINTDNKNAIILNNSRDNSISYMNITTKTPSIIINSTYLWSTGLLYNNITTISPNKTYSIVLSNVTGAPTIQNNNITTIGSTNTSSLYISKNINYNQIQLQLYGNNIITKGNGNDTIIYSIYDKNTVANTLRYSSNIINTIGTQNAISIYMINNMINTSRVYRSVSSNTIKTIASNYTSNIVVKGNISVGIDSNKLNTNSTSSINIDIENTNPTINKNILTTDTENVILIKIQNMNNSNIENNTLTITNKANGTPIVIHNSTYNLIKNNTIFSKTIYTMFIDKTSENNTIVYNTLVTSETYGDKSILTEGKNRVRDNNPTSFSTNYLLNDDTYYEFFNENGILRPEIKTGETIEMIGDLINKNMIINKPINFIQTYGTIYNGTITLTKEAQGTNITALTINNTNIDQTVIINTNNTNINISSIRITNDNITKTIAVQINGNNNKIATTSGITVFSYNDVDSLVVNGDNNQIKLNRTTNSNLLSIIYYSDKKAQINAIILKGNNNTLTSTSTIKVDVLDPITRKQIPSNATVVGTYIQGDNNYINIVDIYLSTEVKSFTGVKFENANYNTLNMSNLLYTRKSMSSGLFYGYLLIDSSYNLINSTSISNYNTMNPNEYALFIFKSNNNTIENLNIRNMANYLDNSNGNILMYNKITTDDVYAITLTNTTYNNIIKHNTLNSANLQGDAAVGADNLNNTIEYNTPRENLQTNTNIILENSTIHAKVNDTITITAKVTDIKNNLLSEGNVTFKIDNNVIGVVTVMDGKASINYTIPFSNITSYKITATYEDNDNYAMKTTTGTIIIDKTSTKLLVGNITNTGSMATLSAILMDGNGNLLDGVVEFRINNMTVGEVNITNKIALLTIDISKYDVGNYEITAIYEGNYYYNSTINTGILSINNYDVKQIINPITTKVCSTIKITSYIFTKENTPINTGKVIFKINGKTLKDEYGDIIYAAINNGIASIDYELSSSIGAKNYTLTAVAMDKIYNRIETNTTLTLEKHNTQVILQPQYLNRSKNAIIKAKIIDEEGNLVIGTTKVAIKLNNKTITHAIAVNGILNATLDLSIYKQSLFNLTIVAGENKLYNSSKSTNALIIE
- the argH gene encoding argininosuccinate lyase; the encoded protein is MDLRAGRFDGQMTDDAAQFSSSIEFDKRIFKSDIKCNRAHTTMLIEEGIIPKESGKKILKALDKLEKEGIGALNLDPSFEDIHMALEDYVTKEIGDEAGFMHTAKSRNDQVCTDIRLTLKEEIENTISNIKSFIKTIVEMAKENTHTLFIAYTHLQHAQPTTFAHHLMAYANELRRDCERLIDTYKRVDMNPLGSAALTTTGFPINRERTTELLGFSKVMDNSIDGVSSRDFAAEAIFDYAMLSTTLGKISDEIVIWSSYEFRMVECSNQYSSTSSIMPQKKNPDIAELSRGKSTIAYGELMTVLSMIKGIPHSYNRDLQEVTPHLWNAIDNTNDILRIVHGMLSTLTINKDRTEELAGANFATATELADVMVREKNLPFRTAHRIVGRVVSEAIDDNITTHDIDNDYVNRVSVEVMGKPINLGEDLVKQALNPLRNVKSRTVIGGCAPEAVNDAIEKMEIFLNE